One window of the bacterium genome contains the following:
- a CDS encoding T9SS type A sorting domain-containing protein yields MNHSKRGNRRLIRERALAITMAILFASMSVATALAMDLIPSERDTTNLYGGPATLDGKFETADGVPDKQGWVSQDMSPQGVGNFGQLWKDLGDADEDQDNQSPQWAFIDDGVVVEGVGPSYCTGGLFCYGPQGMVTNTTGGLVGGIATLHNEVLSEPIQLPQENGWPVLSLDTYLDNGRFPFQDWLFASYVLDATADPQGLTGWESYSDTFMHGAEYGHYTRTSIAFTPELLPAGMRWVRIRLVAYQVVTIPGGHGTPAPYFDNVRLQWVRGAAAAVPSPVASIAATAVPNPFNPSVTIRWTADAGSRATVRVHDLSGRLVASLFDGEASGAAHEVVWNGRDEAGQAVAAGVYLCRISTGSDARVLKLSLVR; encoded by the coding sequence ATGAACCACTCGAAAAGAGGGAATCGTCGCCTGATCCGGGAACGGGCCCTCGCCATCACAATGGCCATCTTGTTCGCGTCGATGTCCGTCGCGACCGCCCTGGCCATGGATCTCATCCCATCCGAACGCGACACCACGAACCTGTACGGCGGGCCGGCCACGCTGGACGGCAAGTTCGAGACCGCCGACGGGGTCCCGGACAAGCAGGGTTGGGTGTCGCAGGACATGTCGCCGCAGGGGGTCGGCAATTTCGGCCAGCTCTGGAAGGATCTGGGCGATGCCGACGAGGACCAGGACAATCAATCCCCCCAGTGGGCCTTCATCGACGACGGCGTGGTTGTCGAAGGTGTCGGCCCCAGCTACTGCACCGGCGGCCTCTTCTGCTACGGGCCGCAGGGTATGGTCACCAACACGACGGGCGGGCTTGTCGGCGGCATCGCCACGCTGCACAACGAGGTGCTGTCCGAGCCGATCCAGCTGCCGCAGGAGAACGGCTGGCCCGTGCTCAGCCTGGACACCTACCTGGACAACGGGCGCTTCCCGTTCCAGGACTGGCTCTTCGCGTCCTACGTCCTGGACGCGACGGCGGATCCGCAGGGGCTCACGGGCTGGGAATCGTACTCGGATACCTTCATGCATGGTGCCGAGTACGGCCACTACACGCGCACCTCGATAGCCTTCACCCCCGAGTTGTTGCCTGCGGGCATGCGCTGGGTGCGGATCCGCCTGGTCGCCTACCAGGTGGTGACGATCCCGGGCGGCCACGGGACGCCGGCTCCCTATTTCGACAACGTGCGGCTGCAGTGGGTGCGCGGTGCGGCAGCAGCAGTGCCTTCGCCGGTCGCATCCATCGCGGCGACGGCGGTGCCCAATCCGTTCAACCCGTCCGTGACGATCCGCTGGACGGCGGACGCCGGCAGCCGCGCCACGGTCCGGGTGCATGATCTGTCCGGACGCCTGGTGGCGAGCCTCTTCGACGGTGAAGCCTCCGGCGCTGCGCATGAAGTCGTCTGGAACGGGCGCGATGAGGCCGGGCAGGCGGTTGCGGCCGGGGTCTACCTGTGCCGGATCTCGACCGGTTCTGATGCGCGGGTTCTCAAATTGTCCCTGGTCCGGTAG
- a CDS encoding fused MFS/spermidine synthase — protein MRPALYLLFLLSGATALVYQVVWVRQQGLVFGGTHLAVSTVLAVFMGGLALGGWLIGRRADRWRRPLRAYGLLELGIALSALAAYGMLQVYPAIYVTLAGPFRDNPTALTALRFLLATVAMIVPTTLMGATLPVLSRYARGAGGGLAGHLSLLYGLNTLGAVVGAVVTGFLLLPRLGTSRTLLVAVLVNITVAVAALLLGRRGSAAMPDGAAEDQAQDAAIVTTPGAKLVLAGIGISGFCALGYEVLWTRALGTTLGTSTYAFTVMLAAFLSGIGLGSESFGLFMRRRSAGRGTKSLVRLFAAVQALIGCAALGVTWLLGDLSGHSAWLTSALVGAGWGEFAARQATGFAAAFSYMVLPAFLMGVAFPLAGTVHASTRRRSSGAVGEVLAWNTVGAILGALAAGFLLIRMWGIERSLIALSTLNLSLAAAVIGAASARSAVRRAGLVAAVAILAVPVVLPAGARLWNQDLMAIYRNNQRAAFDSPEEVQAALANTDILYYHEGANSTISVIRVKGGDQAVLVNGKVVASNMDEDVQCQYLLGHLPMLLHPDPKRVFVLGLGTGMTLGAVSLHPEAERILLAELEPAVVPAARTFAEWNHHVLDDPRLEIAFNDGRNWLLTTRERFDVITADPVHPWTRGSAYLYTAEYYRLAASRLEPGGVMMQWLPIYELSPHDLATVVRTFRTAFPHTQVWLTHYDAHLVGSDRPLAFDRGQLERRLARPQLREALARVDMATADDLLDFFQFGDRGGAAFAAGGVVNTDDNLHLEFSAPHSTGVASRMAENVEALAQHREAPGVFTLSEPGAATDLAAGRIYDRLHALYFRQEQREPEFAGLQDRLRTVDPGFAPAQLLDRVVARDVRAVPRPVAYTRLTVLEADGTPANLDITAITMRTGTGRAALLFVDNAEQSIYGETYLAAAESTLDARIAAVAADVLSALDAAAAELTARTPSGRPGGAALRERARAVVTEKLAATGTAGAAGPEKP, from the coding sequence ATGCGCCCGGCCCTCTACCTGCTGTTCCTGCTCTCGGGCGCCACCGCGCTCGTCTACCAGGTGGTGTGGGTCCGCCAGCAGGGCCTCGTCTTCGGCGGCACCCACCTTGCGGTCTCGACGGTGCTCGCGGTCTTCATGGGCGGGCTGGCCCTCGGAGGTTGGCTCATCGGTCGCCGTGCCGATCGCTGGCGGCGGCCGCTGCGCGCCTACGGCCTGCTCGAACTGGGCATTGCCCTGTCTGCCCTTGCCGCCTACGGCATGCTGCAGGTGTACCCGGCCATCTATGTGACCCTGGCCGGCCCGTTCCGGGACAACCCCACCGCCCTCACCGCGCTCCGCTTCCTCCTGGCCACCGTCGCGATGATCGTGCCGACCACGTTGATGGGCGCCACGCTGCCGGTACTGTCGCGTTATGCGCGCGGGGCGGGCGGCGGCCTGGCCGGGCACCTGTCGCTCCTCTACGGACTCAACACGCTGGGCGCGGTGGTCGGCGCCGTCGTGACCGGCTTCCTGCTCCTGCCGCGACTGGGCACCTCGCGCACGCTCCTTGTCGCCGTGCTCGTGAACATCACGGTCGCCGTGGCAGCACTGCTGCTCGGGCGGCGCGGGTCGGCGGCGATGCCGGACGGCGCAGCGGAGGATCAGGCGCAGGACGCCGCGATCGTGACGACTCCCGGTGCGAAGCTCGTGCTGGCGGGCATCGGCATCAGCGGCTTCTGCGCCCTCGGCTACGAGGTACTGTGGACACGCGCCCTCGGCACGACGCTGGGCACGTCCACCTATGCGTTCACCGTGATGCTCGCGGCGTTCCTGTCGGGCATCGGCCTGGGCAGCGAGTCGTTCGGCCTGTTCATGCGACGCCGCTCTGCCGGCCGCGGCACGAAGAGTCTCGTGCGACTGTTCGCGGCGGTGCAGGCCCTGATCGGCTGCGCGGCCCTCGGCGTCACCTGGCTGCTGGGCGACCTCTCCGGCCACTCGGCCTGGCTGACCAGCGCGCTGGTCGGGGCGGGCTGGGGCGAGTTCGCGGCGCGGCAGGCGACCGGTTTCGCGGCGGCCTTCTCGTACATGGTCCTGCCTGCGTTCCTCATGGGTGTGGCGTTCCCGCTGGCAGGCACCGTCCATGCGTCGACGCGCAGGCGATCGTCCGGCGCCGTGGGCGAGGTGCTCGCCTGGAATACCGTGGGCGCCATCCTCGGGGCGCTCGCAGCGGGCTTCCTCCTGATCAGGATGTGGGGCATCGAACGCTCGCTGATCGCGTTGTCGACCCTGAACCTGTCACTGGCCGCGGCCGTCATCGGCGCGGCATCCGCGCGATCCGCGGTCCGTCGCGCCGGCCTGGTCGCCGCGGTCGCGATCCTCGCCGTGCCGGTGGTCCTTCCCGCCGGCGCGCGCCTGTGGAACCAGGATCTCATGGCGATCTACCGCAACAACCAGCGCGCGGCGTTCGACTCGCCCGAGGAGGTGCAGGCCGCCCTCGCCAACACCGACATCCTCTACTACCACGAGGGCGCCAACTCGACGATCAGCGTGATTCGCGTCAAGGGCGGCGACCAGGCGGTGCTGGTCAACGGCAAGGTCGTGGCGTCGAACATGGATGAAGACGTGCAGTGCCAGTACCTGCTGGGGCACCTGCCGATGCTCCTGCATCCCGACCCGAAACGTGTCTTCGTCCTGGGCCTCGGCACGGGCATGACCCTGGGCGCCGTTTCACTCCATCCGGAGGCCGAGCGCATCCTCCTGGCGGAGCTCGAACCGGCCGTGGTGCCGGCGGCGCGCACGTTCGCCGAATGGAACCACCACGTACTGGATGATCCGCGGCTCGAGATCGCGTTCAACGACGGTCGCAACTGGCTGCTGACCACGCGCGAACGGTTCGACGTCATCACGGCCGACCCGGTGCATCCCTGGACCCGGGGCTCGGCCTACCTCTACACCGCCGAGTACTATCGCCTGGCGGCCAGCCGGCTCGAACCCGGCGGCGTGATGATGCAGTGGCTGCCGATCTACGAACTCTCGCCGCACGACCTGGCCACCGTCGTACGCACCTTCCGCACGGCCTTCCCCCATACGCAGGTCTGGCTCACGCACTACGATGCGCACCTCGTCGGCAGCGACCGGCCGCTCGCCTTCGACCGCGGGCAACTGGAGCGGCGCCTGGCCCGCCCGCAGCTGCGCGAGGCCCTGGCGCGGGTCGACATGGCGACGGCCGACGATCTCCTCGACTTCTTCCAGTTCGGCGACCGGGGCGGCGCGGCCTTCGCCGCCGGGGGCGTCGTCAACACCGACGACAACCTCCACCTCGAGTTCTCCGCACCGCATTCGACCGGTGTTGCGAGCCGCATGGCCGAGAACGTCGAGGCGCTGGCGCAGCACCGCGAGGCGCCCGGCGTGTTCACGCTCAGTGAACCAGGCGCCGCCACGGACCTGGCTGCCGGACGCATCTACGACCGCCTGCACGCCCTGTATTTCCGGCAGGAGCAGCGCGAGCCGGAGTTCGCGGGACTGCAGGACCGGTTGCGCACCGTCGACCCGGGGTTTGCGCCGGCGCAGCTGCTCGATCGCGTGGTGGCCCGCGACGTGCGGGCGGTGCCGCGCCCGGTGGCCTACACGCGACTCACGGTCCTCGAGGCCGACGGCACGCCGGCGAACCTCGACATCACGGCCATCACCATGCGGACGGGCACGGGCCGGGCCGCCCTGCTGTTCGTCGACAATGCCGAGCAGTCGATCTACGGCGAGACCTACCTGGCAGCCGCCGAATCCACCCTGGACGCGCGCATCGCCGCCGTGGCGGCCGATGTCCTGTCCGCCCTCGATGCCGCCGCCGCCGAGCTCACGGCGCGTACTCCTTCAGGACGCCCCGGCGGCGCGGCTCTTCGCGAGCGCGCGAGGGCCGTCGTCACCGAAAAGCTGGCCGCCACGGGCACCGCCGGCGCGGCAGGGCCGGAAAAGCCGTGA
- a CDS encoding MFS transporter — protein MTTDDTPQPPASAASNRRRAWLHTTFSSLQVPNFRTYYLGQTASMIGTWVRRTALGWVIYEMTGSRAMLGTVMGLALLPMFLLSPLAGTIADRVDKRKMVILTQLLASASSAATAILVLTGWAEPWHLMALATVGGIAFAFEVPSRQAFVSDIVGREHLLNAVALNSVLVNSSRVIGPAIAGLIMAAVGAGWCFLLDAISYLIVTVSLLRLKLPPHRPPPHLTSHWHDLLEGFREVHRNRRVRILMLLLCLMGTFGWACQTLMPAIAQDLLHLGEWEYGLLMAMFGVGAIAGALVVAGRTASETSRLQVFGGVWLLCLGAFMVAATRHVVPMGAGLAVAGFGAVMFMSTSNTLVQTSVDDSLRGRIMGIWSVGFGGSLPLGSFLAGWVAQWVSPYLTIAVFAAVLAVSSFVIWRRLPRRQATV, from the coding sequence GTGACCACGGACGACACACCCCAGCCGCCGGCGTCCGCTGCGTCCAATCGCCGCCGCGCCTGGCTGCACACCACCTTCTCGTCGCTCCAGGTGCCCAACTTCCGCACCTACTACCTGGGGCAGACCGCCTCGATGATCGGCACCTGGGTCCGCCGCACGGCCCTCGGCTGGGTCATCTACGAGATGACCGGCTCGCGCGCCATGCTCGGCACGGTGATGGGCCTGGCGCTGCTGCCCATGTTCCTGCTCTCGCCGCTGGCCGGTACCATCGCCGACCGCGTCGACAAGCGGAAGATGGTCATCCTCACGCAGCTGCTGGCCTCGGCCTCGTCGGCGGCCACCGCGATACTGGTGTTGACCGGCTGGGCCGAGCCCTGGCACCTGATGGCGCTGGCCACCGTCGGCGGCATCGCCTTCGCCTTCGAGGTGCCCTCGCGGCAGGCCTTCGTCAGCGACATCGTGGGCCGCGAGCACCTGCTCAACGCCGTCGCGCTGAACTCGGTGCTCGTCAATTCCTCGCGCGTGATCGGCCCCGCGATCGCCGGTCTCATCATGGCCGCGGTCGGCGCCGGCTGGTGCTTCCTGCTCGATGCGATCAGCTACCTGATCGTCACCGTCTCTCTGCTGCGCCTGAAGCTGCCGCCGCACCGGCCGCCACCGCACCTGACCAGCCACTGGCACGACCTGCTCGAGGGCTTCCGCGAGGTGCACCGCAACCGCCGCGTGCGCATCCTGATGCTGCTGCTCTGCCTGATGGGAACCTTCGGCTGGGCCTGCCAGACGCTCATGCCGGCCATCGCGCAGGACCTGCTGCACCTGGGCGAATGGGAGTACGGCCTGCTCATGGCGATGTTCGGCGTCGGCGCCATTGCCGGTGCGCTGGTGGTGGCCGGTCGCACCGCCTCCGAGACGTCGCGACTGCAGGTCTTCGGCGGTGTCTGGCTGCTGTGCCTGGGCGCGTTCATGGTCGCCGCCACGCGGCACGTGGTACCCATGGGCGCGGGCCTGGCGGTGGCCGGCTTCGGCGCGGTGATGTTCATGTCGACCAGCAACACGCTCGTGCAGACGAGTGTCGACGACTCGCTGCGCGGGCGCATCATGGGCATCTGGTCGGTGGGCTTCGGGGGCTCGCTGCCGCTGGGCTCGTTCCTGGCGGGATGGGTGGCGCAGTGGGTCTCGCCGTACCTGACCATCGCCGTGTTCGCGGCCGTGCTCGCGGTGTCGAGCTTCGTGATCTGGCGAAGGCTGCCGCGGAGGCAGGCGACTGTTTGA
- a CDS encoding HNH endonuclease — protein MPNTALTAFTPGLPATEVDAALRQAVDVCDRARECAVLWFAEVQRRELYRGLGFASLQLYATEGLGFTDNRYWQFKRLADDLERLPVLKEAVASGQLGWTKATQVARVATPATEEAWVAKAATTGRRELACAVQQVCRREAAARSSTSSKSSTSAGPLFAEPAAMPREPLPATITLRGDGLQVARFEALLEKAHKLGLMANGADRMDAVLAGLEALVAGQGATMAGPTTQIVIHQCPDCGSAAAVTQRGELPLAPAQVAAAACDARVRRAGGVNKATIPPKVRAAVLARDRHRCTSPGCRSTRFLEVHHLTPRAHGGSNRAENLVTLCGRCHRHAHEGAGALAPAQFEHRQGEPSHTLAPASPMPAAP, from the coding sequence ATGCCCAACACAGCCCTGACCGCATTCACCCCGGGCCTGCCCGCCACTGAGGTCGACGCCGCCTTGCGCCAGGCCGTCGACGTGTGCGATCGCGCCCGCGAGTGCGCGGTGCTCTGGTTCGCCGAAGTGCAGCGCCGGGAGCTCTATCGGGGCCTGGGCTTCGCCTCGCTCCAGCTGTATGCAACCGAGGGACTCGGCTTCACCGACAACCGCTACTGGCAGTTCAAGCGGCTCGCCGACGACCTCGAGCGCCTGCCCGTCCTGAAGGAGGCGGTGGCGTCGGGTCAACTCGGCTGGACCAAGGCGACGCAGGTGGCGCGGGTGGCGACGCCCGCCACCGAGGAGGCGTGGGTCGCCAAAGCTGCGACCACGGGGCGGCGTGAACTGGCGTGCGCGGTGCAGCAGGTGTGCCGGCGTGAGGCCGCTGCCCGTTCGTCGACGTCGTCGAAGTCATCGACATCGGCAGGGCCGCTGTTCGCGGAACCCGCGGCGATGCCGCGCGAGCCCCTGCCCGCCACCATCACCCTGCGGGGCGATGGCCTGCAGGTCGCGCGCTTCGAGGCGCTGCTCGAGAAGGCCCACAAGCTGGGGTTGATGGCGAACGGCGCTGACCGCATGGATGCCGTGCTGGCGGGACTCGAGGCGCTGGTCGCCGGTCAAGGTGCGACGATGGCCGGGCCCACGACGCAGATCGTCATCCACCAGTGCCCCGATTGCGGCAGCGCGGCGGCGGTGACGCAGCGTGGCGAGCTTCCACTTGCGCCGGCGCAAGTGGCGGCGGCGGCGTGTGACGCGCGGGTGCGACGCGCCGGCGGGGTGAACAAGGCCACCATCCCCCCGAAGGTGCGCGCTGCGGTGCTGGCTCGTGATCGCCATCGCTGCACGTCGCCGGGATGTCGTTCGACGCGATTCCTGGAAGTGCACCACCTCACGCCGCGTGCGCACGGCGGGTCGAACAGGGCGGAGAACCTGGTCACGCTGTGCGGCCGTTGCCATCGCCATGCGCACGAAGGCGCGGGGGCACTTGCGCCGGCGCAATTCGAGCACCGACAAGGCGAACCTTCACATACCTTGGCGCCTGCTTCGCCGATGCCGGCTGCCCCGTGA